GGCCCTGGCAAGCTTCCTCTGAAAAGCCTCCGGCTCGTTGCGCGGATCATCCTGAGCGGTAAGGGATACCCGCATGACCTGCGCCAGGGATTGCTGCACCTTCCACGCCACGCTCAATGCTTCGATCTCGGCGGCCGGCGCCAGCCCGGCGCGCGACATGGCCGACAGCGCCGCCAGCGTGCCGACGCGCAAGGGGCCGCCCGCCTCACCATGGACCAGTTGCAGGTACTGCGCCGCGAACTCGGCGTCGACCTGACCGCCGATCGACAGCTTGAAATCCCAGAAAGACTTCGCCGGGCGTTCCTTTTCCATCAGGGCGCGCATGGCCAGTACATCGAGTGCCGTCCGGGCCACGGAGCGCTGGCGGCGCAGGATGGTCTCGACCTTCAGCCGCACCAGATCGGCGAAATCGGCCGAGGTCGACCAGACGATCCGCGCCCGCGTCAGGGCCCGGAATTCCCGGTATCGGCGTCCTTGTCGTAATAGTTCTCGAAAGCCGCCAGCGACACAGCTACCGGCCCCTTGGCGCCGGTCGGCCGCAGCTTCATGTCGATTTCGTAGAGCGTGCCTTCGTGAGTCGGCGCCGAAAGGGCCGAAATCAGCCTCTGGGTGAAGCGCCCGAACCAGGTTTCCGGCGCCCAGTTCTTGACCGTGGAGGCCGAAGACGGGTCGTCAGGCAGGTAGACCGCCATCAGGTCGAGGTCAGAGGTCGCCGTCATTTCCTGAGAGCCCAGCTTGCCGAGTGCCAGGATGGCCACCTGACCGTCCAGCTTTCCGGCCTGACGCACCATGTCTTCCAGCGCCAGCGGCGCCAGGTGATGGATGCAGGCGTCCGCCAGGCGGGCATAGGCCGCGCCCGCCGCCTCGGTGCTGAGGCGACCGCTCAGAATCTGCATCCCGATGCGGAACTGCTGTTCGCGGCCGATGCGACGCAGGGCATTCATCACGGCTTCCAGATCAGGCGGCACGCGCTCGACCTCGCGCCGCACCAGTTCGTCCAGTTCCTCACCGAGCGGATCGAAGAAGCCGGCATCGAGCATGGCGTCGAACGAGGTCGGGTGGCGCGCCAGCATCTGGGCCAGGCGCGGCGAGAAGCCCATGATCTCGACAATAGTATGGAACAGCTTCGGATTGGCCAGGAAGAGGGATTGTATCTGTACGCCGGCATTCAGTGTCACGAAGAAGGAGGCGAAGCGCGTAAAGGCGATCGACGGCGTGCCGGTCTCGTTGAGCGCCTCCAGCAGACGGGGCACAAGCCGGGTGAACAGTTCGCGGCCGCGCTCCGAGCGCGTCGCCGGAATGCGGCCGTGGTGCCAGGAACGGATGGTGGCCGCCACCTGTTCCGGGTGATCGAAGCCCATCCGCGCCAGGGTCTTGATGGTTTCCGGATCGTCGTCCACGCCGGTAAAGACCAGCGAGCCGAAGGAGGAGGACAGGGATTCCGCCTCGGAAAACAGCTCGCCATAGTGCGAATTGACCAGGCGCAGGGTACGCGATACCGCCAGGTCAAACCGCGACAGGTTGGAAAAGCCGGAAAGCGCCGCCACGCGCATCCGGTCATCGTCATTTTCCGGCAGGTCGTGCGTCTGCTCGTCATGGATCATCTGGACGCGATGTTCCCAGTCGCGCAGGCGGACATAGGCCTGCTTCAGTTCCTTGGCGACGGCCGGGGCGAGGTGTCCGGCCCGGCGCAGGGCATCCAGCGCATCGAGCGTCCGCTTGGACCGCAGGGACGGATCGCGGCCGCCGAGGATCAACTGCTGGGTCTGGGCGAAAAACTCGATCTCTCGGATGCCGCCGGCGCCAAGCTTCAGGTTCGCCCCCGCCGCTTCCAGCCGCTCATCCACCTTGTAGACGTGAATCTGCCGCTTGATGGAATGAACGTCGGCAATGGCGGGGTAATCGAGGCTGCGCCGCCAGATAAAGGGCGACAGGTCGTTCATGAACGCCTTGGCCTCGACCATGTCGCCGGCCACGGCCCGCGCCTTGATGAAGGCGGCGCGCTCCCAGTTCTGCCCTACCGATTCGTAGTAATGCAGCGCAAAGGGCACACTGACCACGGAGGGGGTGGATGACGGATCGGGCCGCAGGCGCAGATCGACGCGGAAGACATAGCCGTCGCCGGTGCGCTCGGAAAGGAGGGTCGAGACGCCGCGCGCCACCCGGTCGGCAAAGGTCTGCGGATCGACCTGGGCATTGACCGGCAGGCGTTCCAGATCGCAGAAAAAGGTGATGTCGATATCTGACGAATAGTTCAGTTCGCCGGCGCCGTGCTTGCCCATGGCCAGCACGAAGAGGCCCGGCAAAATCCCGCGCTCTTCGCTTTTGTCGATGCGGCTGTCATCTATCCGGCCCTTGTCGCGCTCCTCACGCACCACCAGGGCCGGGGCGGCCTCGGTCACGGCATCGGCAAAGCGCGTCAGGGCGGCGGTGACATGATCGAGCCCCCAGACATCGCCGAGATCGGCCAGGGCGGTCAGCAGGTGCGTATCGGCCTTCAGGTGGCGCAGGATTTTCTTGGCGGCGGGGATATCGAGGGTCTCGACCGTCGCCGCCTGATCCTTGAGCGCCTCCGTAGCCAGCAGGATCGCTTTCAGCCGGGCTTCGGGGGCCGAGATCAGGGTCTCGCGCAGGCGCTGCGGATCGCGCCGCATGAGGCCGGCCAGATAGGGCGAAGCCGAGACCACCGGCCTGAGCGCATTTTCCGCCTGCTGCAGCACATCGCGCCAGCCTTCCGCCGTGGCCACCTCATACAGGGTCTCAAAGACGTAATCCGCCGCGCCTGCATTCAGAACCGGCCCGCAGGGGTGCAGGCGGTCGACCAGAGAAGAGAATAAAACATCTGCCATGAGGTATGCGGTACAGGTCCCTGCGTCTTTTGTCTTACATGTTTAACCCTGAATCGCCGAAATACCAAACTTTCCAAGACCTTTGGCCAACATGTTTTTGAGATTGGAGACAATTTAAACCGACCACATGATCGTTATTGATAAGAAGATCACGGACAGGCACAGAAAAAGACGGAAAGACACGGAAGGTTCACGCGGCAACACCTGCGCTAAGCGCCCCCATATCATCCTGTTTTCACAGATATCGTTTGCCGCCCTTTGGGCGTGGTGATATCCGCGCGCTCATATTTCCGTGTCCTTCCGTCTTTTTCCGTGCCTGTCCGTGATCCACTTCTGATACGACGCAACCAGGCCATATCCAACGCTGGCCATCCGCCTCGTCATGCCATATCAATCGCTCCCAAATCCTTAGGAGCCTGACCATGCGAGCCTACAAAGTTGTCGATGCCTTCAGCGACCGGCCGTTTCTCGGCAATCCCGTCGCGGTCGTTCTGGACGCGGAGGGTCTCGACACCGCCGCCATGCAGGCCATCGCCCGCTGGACCAACCTGTCGGAAACCACCTTCCTGCTGCCGGCCGAACACTCCGACGCCGATTACGCCTTGCGCATTTTCACCCCTCAGAGCGAATTGCCCTTCGCCGGGCACCCAACACTCGGCAGCGCCCATGCCATCATCGAGGCGGGTCGCCATACGCCGAAAAATGGCGTGCTGGTGCAGGAATGCGGCGTCGGCCTGGTCCGCATCGAGGTGACGGATCGTCTCATCACCCTCGCCCTGCCATCGGCGCGAATAGAGACGCTTGCCGTTGAGGACGCTGCGGAACTTGAGGCCATCCTCGGCGTTCCGGTGCAGAAGGAAAGTGCCCCGGCGCTGGTCAATGTCGGCCCGACCTGGATCGTGGCCCAGATGACGGATGCGGCGGCCGTACTCGCTCTCGAACCTGATTTCGCCCGCTCCGCCCGGTTCGAGCGTCGTCTGAAAGCGACGGGTATAACCGTCTTCGGCAAATACCCCGATGGCGCGGCTATCGAAGTCCGCTCCTTCGCGCCCTCCTGCGGTATTGATGAAGACCCGGTGTGCGGCAGCGGCAATGGCAGCGTGGCCGCCTTCCGGATCGCCCGCGGCCTTATCCCGCCTGTGGCGACCGCCTATACGGCCACGCAGGGCCAATGCATCGGCCGCGACGGCCGGATAAAGATATCGGTCGACGAAACCGGACAGGTGCAGGTCGGCGGCGCGTGCGTGACCTGCGTGGATGGCTGGCTGGCGTCCTGACTAGCCCTGTACCGGTGGCAAAACCAAGGCAGTGCGCAACCCCGGTCCCTGACCGTCGAAAACGCCCGGCCCCTCCGCCACTTCCAGCCGGCCCTTGTGCGCCACCGCCACGGCCTCGACCATCGAAAGCCCCAGCCCCACGCCCGGAAGTGTGCGCGAATTTTCCAGCCGCACGAAGCGTTCGGCAATGCGCTTGCGGTCCTTTTCCGGTACGCCTGGCCCGGTATCGGTGATCGAAAACTCAATCTCGCGCTGCGAGGTATGCCGCATCCGGAAGGTCACGCCGCCCGGCACCGGCGTATATTTGATGGCGTTGTCGAGCAGGTTGGACAGCGCCTGCGCCAGGAAATCACGGTTGCCATAGGCCCTGACGCCCTTTTCGATCTCGGCCTCGAATTCCAGCCCCTTGTCGGCGGCCACCGCCTCGAACAGTTCGGCCATATCCTCGGCCAGTTCGCTGGCGGAAAACAGCACCTGGTCCGGCGCCTGTCCCTGCGCCTGCAAACGCGACATCGAAAACACCGTCTGGAAGGTGCGCAGCAATTGCCCGGTTTCCTCCAGCGCCCCCGCCAGGGCGTCATGGGCCTGGGACGGGTCTTTATCGACCTCCAGCAGCGACACCTCCAGCTTGGTGCGCAGGCGCGACAAGGGCGAGCGCAAATCGTGCGCGATAGCGTCGCCGGCATATTTCAGATTGCCCATGGTTTTTTCCATGCGGTCGAGTGTCTGGTTGATGCGCAAGGAAAGCGCGTCGAACTCATCCCCTGAATCGCGCACCGAAATCCGCGCCTTGAGGTCGCCTTCCTGCACGCGCTCCAGCACCGTGGTCACCCGCGCCACCGAGCGCGTGACCTCCTGATTGATCAGGGTGCCAGCGAACAGACCGAGTATCACCACCAGCAGGCCGCCGCCGGCTACCGCCTTGATTTCCTGTTGGAAGCCGTGATCGGCCCATGACATATCCATGGCGACATAGATGTAGAAATTATCATCCAGCCGCACCACGCGCCCCTGGAACCGGCAGCAGTTCGGATCATTGGGCGATGGTGAGGTGAAGTTGATCGAGGCCACCGGATTATCGGCACTGACCTGTTTCAGCCCCTCGCGGATCACCGTGTCGGGCAGGCTTTTACCTTCCATGCGGGCGCGGCCGTTCTGCGCCAGCACCTGGCCCGAATTATCGAAGGCGCCCTTGGCGAAGACCCATTCGACGGCATCGTCCCCCAGAATCTTCGCCACCACCGCCGCATGGCCGTCACGCGCGTCGGTTTCCTTAAGGCTCTTGATTCGCGCGTCGATCGATACATTGCCCCAGGCGCGCGATTCCGTCGAGGTGGCGAGGTAGATATAGCCGAAAACCAGCGCCGCCACGAAGACATAGACGCACAGGAAGACGAGCGTCAGCCGGAAGGGCGTCTGACGGAAGAAGTTCGGCCGCAGGATGGCGAGCGCATCCACCCGCCGCCAGACGGCGTCGATCATTTGCTTGCGGGTTTCGGAGGAAGAACTGTCAGTCATAATCTATCCTTGTACCTGCCAGTGCAGGCACGATACTCTCCTCCCCATTTCTTGAATGGGGAGGTGTCAGCGCCAAGCCCGCAGGGCTGGTGTCGCTGACGGAGGGGCGCCCCTCCGGCGCTGCGCGCCACCTCCCCGCTTCGCAGGGAGGAGAAAAAGCTACGCCTTCAACTGATATCCTTCGCCGCGCACCGTATGCAGCATCGGGCGGTCGAAATCCTTGTCCAGCTTGGAGCGCAGGCGCGAGATATGCACGTCGATGACATTGGTCTGCGGGTCGAAATGATAAGCCCAGACCTTTTCCAGCAGCATGGTGCGGGTCACGCTCTGGCCGACATGGCGCATCAGGAACTCCAGCAACTGGAACTCGCGCGGCTGCAGGTCGATAATCTTGGTCTGGCGCTTCACCACGCGTGAAATCAGGTTCATCTCCAGATCGCCGACACGCAGGATGGTCTCGACCGTGTCCTTGTCCTTGCGGCGACCGAGCGCTTCGACGCGCGCCACAAGTTCGGTCAGGGCATAGGGCTTGACCAGGTAATCATCCGCGCCGGCGCGCAGGCCCGACACGCGGTCTTCCAGTTCGCCGAGCGCCGAGAGGAACAGCACCGGCACATCGACGCCATCGGCACGCAGGGTTTGCAGCATGGTCACCCCATCCATCACCGGCATCATGCGGTCGAGGATAATGACATCGGGCACTTCCGCCTTGATGGCGTCCAGACCTTGCGCGCCGTCACCGGCCAGCCGCGCCTCGATACCGGCCTCTTTCAGGCCCTTCTGCATGTTTTGCGCGGCTTCAACATCATCTTCGACAATCAGGACGTTCATTATCGGCTCTCGCTTATTCAGATACGAAAAAGGGTCATAACATGCGTTACGACCCTTTTCCTCTTAAAATTGGCAATTAACCCGAAGTACTTACTTCTTCGCGG
This sequence is a window from Asticcacaulis sp.. Protein-coding genes within it:
- a CDS encoding PhzF family phenazine biosynthesis protein, translated to MRAYKVVDAFSDRPFLGNPVAVVLDAEGLDTAAMQAIARWTNLSETTFLLPAEHSDADYALRIFTPQSELPFAGHPTLGSAHAIIEAGRHTPKNGVLVQECGVGLVRIEVTDRLITLALPSARIETLAVEDAAELEAILGVPVQKESAPALVNVGPTWIVAQMTDAAAVLALEPDFARSARFERRLKATGITVFGKYPDGAAIEVRSFAPSCGIDEDPVCGSGNGSVAAFRIARGLIPPVATAYTATQGQCIGRDGRIKISVDETGQVQVGGACVTCVDGWLAS
- a CDS encoding HAMP domain-containing histidine kinase, translated to MTDSSSSETRKQMIDAVWRRVDALAILRPNFFRQTPFRLTLVFLCVYVFVAALVFGYIYLATSTESRAWGNVSIDARIKSLKETDARDGHAAVVAKILGDDAVEWVFAKGAFDNSGQVLAQNGRARMEGKSLPDTVIREGLKQVSADNPVASINFTSPSPNDPNCCRFQGRVVRLDDNFYIYVAMDMSWADHGFQQEIKAVAGGGLLVVILGLFAGTLINQEVTRSVARVTTVLERVQEGDLKARISVRDSGDEFDALSLRINQTLDRMEKTMGNLKYAGDAIAHDLRSPLSRLRTKLEVSLLEVDKDPSQAHDALAGALEETGQLLRTFQTVFSMSRLQAQGQAPDQVLFSASELAEDMAELFEAVAADKGLEFEAEIEKGVRAYGNRDFLAQALSNLLDNAIKYTPVPGGVTFRMRHTSQREIEFSITDTGPGVPEKDRKRIAERFVRLENSRTLPGVGLGLSMVEAVAVAHKGRLEVAEGPGVFDGQGPGLRTALVLPPVQG
- a CDS encoding response regulator transcription factor, which gives rise to MNVLIVEDDVEAAQNMQKGLKEAGIEARLAGDGAQGLDAIKAEVPDVIILDRMMPVMDGVTMLQTLRADGVDVPVLFLSALGELEDRVSGLRAGADDYLVKPYALTELVARVEALGRRKDKDTVETILRVGDLEMNLISRVVKRQTKIIDLQPREFQLLEFLMRHVGQSVTRTMLLEKVWAYHFDPQTNVIDVHISRLRSKLDKDFDRPMLHTVRGEGYQLKA